A stretch of DNA from Micromonospora sp. NBC_01813:
GCTTCGGTGAACAGCCGCTTGCGCTGGCGCTCGTCCTCTGCGGCCGCGCGTTCGGCGGCCTGTCGGGCGTGCTCGGCCTCCCAGGCCAGCTGTTGATGCTGGCGGTACGCGGTGGCCTGAGTCCGCTGCTGGGCGTGCACCTGCTGTGCGTGTGCCCGCTGCATTTCCCGCATGCTGCTCATGTGTCGCCCCCGATCGTCGCGCCGGCCATCACTGGACGTGCGTCAATCTTGTCCGAACGTCACAGTAGCGTCCAGTGTCCAATGGTGGTGGCGGCGGCCCGCGCACCACCACCCCGACCGGTTCGCTACGGGCGTTCGGTGAGTAGGACGGTGATCTGGCCGACCGCCTGACGCAGGCCTTCCTCCATGCCCATGGCGACCATCTGCTCGAGCTGTTCGAGGTCGACGAACCTGGTGTCGATCGTCATCCGGGCACCGTCCGCGATGGGCTCGATCGTGATGGTCATGTGCATCGGCGTACCGGGTGCGGGTTCCCCGTTCTCGTCGGCGAACCCGTCGTCGAGTTCCAGTCGGTGTGGCGCGTCCACCGCGGTGATGGTCCACCAGCCGCGGGACTTCTCGCCCTCCGGGCCGGTCATGTAGTAGCGGGAGCGGGCGCCGACGGTCAGCTCATGCTCCTCGAAGGTGGCCGGCCAGGTCGGCGGCCCCCACCAACGTTCCAACTGGCGCGGGTCCTGCCACAGTTGCCATACCCGTTCGACGTCGGCCGCGAATTCGGCGACGGTCGTCAATGTGAGCGCTTCGGTGTCCTTGTGTGAGCTGACGACAGCCATTGCCGGCGCTCTCCTTCCATGTCGTCCTCGGCGAGGAGGTCCTCGATCCGGGTGGTGCGCTCGTGCCAGATCCGTTCGTACGCGTCGAGCAGCCGGGCCGCTCGACGCAGCGTGGTCACGTCGGCGCGGACCAGCTGTTCCCTTCCCTTTCTGCTCTTGGTAACGAGCGCGGCGCGGGTCAGCACCGCCACGTGCTTCTGCACGGCGGCGAAACTCATCGGGTAGCACCGGGCGAGCGCCGACACCGAAAGCTCGGTGTGCATCACCCGGAGCACGATGTCGCGCCGGGTGGCGTCCGCCAGGGCGTGGAAGACCCGGTCGGCGTCCGTCCCGTCCAGTTGATCTACAACCATGCGGTTGTACGTTAGTCCGGGTCACCGCCCGGCGCAACCTCCCGCGCCCGGTGGGTGCCAACCCGCCCGCACCCGGTGGG
This window harbors:
- a CDS encoding ArsR/SmtB family transcription factor; amino-acid sequence: MVVDQLDGTDADRVFHALADATRRDIVLRVMHTELSVSALARCYPMSFAAVQKHVAVLTRAALVTKSRKGREQLVRADVTTLRRAARLLDAYERIWHERTTRIEDLLAEDDMEGERRQWLSSAHTRTPKRSH
- a CDS encoding SRPBCC family protein, producing the protein MAVVSSHKDTEALTLTTVAEFAADVERVWQLWQDPRQLERWWGPPTWPATFEEHELTVGARSRYYMTGPEGEKSRGWWTITAVDAPHRLELDDGFADENGEPAPGTPMHMTITIEPIADGARMTIDTRFVDLEQLEQMVAMGMEEGLRQAVGQITVLLTERP